The following proteins are co-located in the Salinigranum halophilum genome:
- the cmk gene encoding (d)CMP kinase, which produces MLLTVSGPPGSGKSTTAAALAKAFELEHISGGDIFRSLAAERGLTPVEFNELAETDDQIDRDLDQRLHEIAKERDDVLLESRLAGWLAGDDADIKVWLDAPLNIRAERIADREDKSFETAYEETHRRERSEAKRYREYYNIDIDDRSIYDLVYNTARWSPEGVLGMLTTAVDSYDPNSDEGKAPVDGVIYDF; this is translated from the coding sequence ATGTTACTCACCGTTTCGGGGCCGCCAGGCAGTGGGAAGAGCACTACTGCCGCCGCGCTCGCGAAGGCGTTCGAACTCGAACACATCTCGGGTGGCGACATCTTCCGGTCGCTCGCGGCCGAGCGCGGACTCACGCCCGTCGAGTTCAACGAACTCGCCGAGACGGACGACCAGATCGACCGCGACCTCGACCAACGCCTCCACGAGATCGCGAAAGAACGCGACGACGTCCTCCTCGAGTCGCGGCTCGCGGGGTGGCTCGCGGGCGACGACGCCGACATCAAAGTCTGGCTCGATGCGCCGCTGAACATCCGCGCCGAACGGATCGCCGACCGCGAGGACAAGTCGTTCGAGACGGCCTACGAGGAGACCCACCGCCGCGAACGAAGCGAGGCCAAGCGGTACAGGGAGTACTACAACATCGACATCGACGACCGCTCTATCTACGACCTCGTCTACAACACCGCGCGGTGGAGCCCCGAGGGCGTGCTCGGGATGCTCACCACCGCCGTCGACTCGTACGACCCGAACTCCGACGAGGGGAAGGCCCCGGTCGACGGCGTCATCTACGACTTCTGA
- a CDS encoding RNA-guided pseudouridylation complex pseudouridine synthase subunit Cbf5 has product MARTLRAPPDDRPLESLLRFGVVNLDKPPGPSAHQVAAWVRDLAGVDRAAHAGTLDPKVTGCLPVLLGDATRMAQVFLEGVKEYVAVLELHGPLPTDLEAVVAEFEGPLYQKPPRKSAVTRRLRVREIYELDVLDTRDRQVLLRIRCESGTYVRKLCHDLGLALGTGAHMGHLRRTETSPFDDTTLVTMHALADALAFADEGDETTLRDVVAPAERALVHLPRVTVAPSAAEQVATGAPVYAPGVIGVEPAREPVPEVGTGAVEEGALVACYTPDGSAVCLGRLVGDPDAERGEVVSLERVLV; this is encoded by the coding sequence ATGGCCCGAACACTTCGCGCCCCGCCCGACGACCGCCCGCTCGAGTCCCTCCTGCGTTTCGGCGTCGTCAACCTCGACAAGCCGCCGGGGCCCTCCGCCCACCAGGTGGCCGCGTGGGTTCGTGACCTCGCCGGCGTCGACCGCGCGGCCCACGCGGGGACGCTCGACCCCAAGGTGACCGGCTGTCTCCCCGTCCTCCTGGGCGATGCGACGCGGATGGCACAGGTGTTCCTCGAAGGCGTGAAAGAGTACGTCGCGGTGCTCGAACTCCACGGCCCCCTGCCGACGGACCTCGAGGCCGTCGTCGCGGAGTTCGAGGGGCCGCTGTACCAGAAACCCCCCCGAAAGAGCGCAGTCACTCGCCGCCTGCGCGTGCGCGAGATTTACGAACTGGACGTGCTCGACACCCGCGACCGGCAGGTGCTTCTCCGGATTCGGTGTGAGTCGGGGACCTACGTGCGCAAGCTGTGTCACGACCTCGGCCTCGCACTCGGGACGGGCGCGCACATGGGTCACCTCCGGAGAACGGAGACGTCGCCGTTCGACGACACCACGCTCGTGACGATGCACGCCCTCGCCGACGCTCTCGCTTTCGCCGACGAGGGCGACGAGACGACGCTCCGTGACGTGGTCGCGCCCGCGGAGCGCGCACTCGTCCACCTGCCCCGGGTGACGGTCGCCCCCTCTGCCGCCGAACAGGTCGCGACCGGCGCGCCCGTCTACGCCCCGGGCGTCATCGGTGTCGAACCGGCCCGCGAGCCCGTCCCCGAAGTCGGGACCGGCGCAGTCGAGGAGGGGGCGCTCGTCGCCTGCTACACGCCCGATGGGAGCGCCGTCTGTCTCGGCCGACTGGTCGGCGACCCCGACGCGGAGCGCGGCGAGGTCGTCTCGCTCGAGCGGGTCTTGGTCTGA
- a CDS encoding type II toxin-antitoxin system HicA family toxin, protein MVRTTFSGREVASVLTSHGYRPVDRTGSHLKLRWESPHSDEVRVVTVPMHGDIPTGTLQSIANQCGAKDFRTWCRWIAENL, encoded by the coding sequence ATGGTCCGGACGACGTTCTCCGGTCGTGAAGTCGCTTCAGTCCTGACCAGCCACGGATACCGTCCGGTCGACCGGACGGGGAGCCACCTCAAGCTACGGTGGGAGAGCCCACACTCCGACGAGGTACGGGTCGTAACGGTGCCGATGCACGGTGACATCCCGACCGGGACCCTCCAGTCCATCGCGAACCAGTGCGGGGCGAAGGACTTCCGTACGTGGTGTCGCTGGATCGCTGAAAACCTGTAA
- a CDS encoding type II toxin-antitoxin system HicB family antitoxin — protein sequence MASTTRDDHLDGVDFIHEDDGRITARDRETGVASFGETKAEALRMLAEALELHAGGGEPVTDEDLDEWDLDPDEFDDEELPEFLR from the coding sequence ATGGCGAGCACGACTCGGGACGACCATCTCGACGGCGTCGACTTCATCCACGAGGACGACGGCCGCATCACGGCTCGAGACCGTGAGACCGGAGTCGCGTCGTTCGGCGAGACGAAGGCCGAGGCCCTCCGAATGCTTGCCGAGGCGCTCGAACTCCACGCAGGGGGCGGGGAACCCGTGACCGACGAGGACCTCGACGAGTGGGACCTCGACCCCGACGAGTTTGACGATGAGGAACTCCCCGAGTTCCTGCGGTAG
- a CDS encoding ATPase domain-containing protein, which produces MESLPDGRISTGITGLDDVLSGGLIPSRSYMVSGDPGTGKTILGLHFLTAGEGESLYVNLEEPAAEVARNAAAVGIDTENVTFLDLSPAADVFVEEQEYDVFTSDDVEGASLRSAIVEAVRDSEPTRMFIDPMSELQHLAPDTYQLRQQVSSLLRFLREQDVTLVFTTQATSGVPDDDLQYLSDGSFELTNTDRGRRLRVTKFRGSNTQSGAHTVRITDEGIQVYPVLVPDGHAVDFPDETISAGIPELNQLLGGGLSRGTVTIINGPSGVGKTTLGAQVMKEAAGRGERSVIYMFEETTRTFTTRCTSVDIPVDRMVDRGTLRIEEVQPLVQSPAEFASMVRADVEARGAKVVLIDGIDGYRLSVRSEDADSLHREIGALCRYLRSRGVTTLLVDSAETVTGEFRATQGGVSYIADNIVFLRYIEVNGELRKAIGVLKKRTSDYERALREFKITEYGLSVGQPLRSLRGILGGIPEVVGDTPSLDQDR; this is translated from the coding sequence ATGGAATCTCTCCCCGACGGCCGAATCTCGACGGGGATAACCGGCCTCGACGACGTGCTGTCCGGTGGTCTCATCCCCAGCCGGAGCTACATGGTGAGCGGCGACCCCGGGACGGGGAAGACGATTCTCGGTCTCCACTTTCTCACCGCCGGCGAGGGGGAGTCACTCTACGTCAACCTCGAAGAGCCCGCGGCGGAGGTGGCTCGGAACGCGGCGGCCGTCGGAATCGACACCGAGAACGTCACATTCCTCGATCTGAGCCCCGCCGCCGACGTGTTCGTCGAAGAGCAGGAGTACGACGTGTTCACCTCCGACGACGTGGAGGGGGCGTCACTGCGGTCGGCCATCGTCGAAGCCGTACGCGACAGCGAACCGACCCGGATGTTCATCGACCCGATGTCGGAACTCCAGCACCTCGCGCCCGACACGTATCAGCTCCGCCAGCAGGTCTCGTCGCTCCTGCGTTTCCTCCGCGAGCAGGACGTGACGCTGGTTTTCACCACGCAGGCGACGTCGGGTGTGCCCGACGACGACCTCCAGTATCTCAGCGACGGGTCGTTCGAACTCACCAACACGGACCGGGGCCGACGCCTCCGCGTCACGAAGTTCCGCGGGTCGAACACACAGAGCGGCGCTCACACCGTCCGAATCACGGACGAGGGTATCCAGGTCTATCCGGTGTTGGTCCCCGACGGCCACGCGGTCGACTTCCCCGACGAGACCATCTCCGCCGGAATTCCAGAGCTGAACCAGCTCCTCGGCGGCGGGTTGAGCCGGGGGACCGTCACCATCATCAACGGGCCGAGCGGGGTCGGGAAGACGACGCTCGGCGCACAGGTGATGAAGGAGGCCGCGGGACGGGGCGAGCGCTCCGTCATCTACATGTTCGAAGAGACCACCAGGACGTTCACCACCCGGTGTACGTCCGTCGACATCCCGGTCGACAGGATGGTCGACCGGGGGACGCTCAGAATCGAGGAGGTCCAGCCGCTCGTCCAGTCCCCGGCGGAGTTCGCGTCGATGGTACGGGCGGACGTCGAAGCGCGGGGAGCGAAAGTCGTCCTCATCGACGGCATCGACGGCTACCGCCTGTCGGTTCGGAGCGAGGACGCCGACTCGCTCCACCGCGAAATCGGCGCGCTCTGTCGGTATCTCCGGTCGCGTGGCGTGACGACACTGCTCGTCGACTCTGCCGAGACGGTCACGGGTGAGTTCCGCGCGACACAGGGCGGCGTCAGCTACATCGCCGACAACATCGTCTTCCTCCGGTACATCGAGGTGAACGGCGAGCTCCGGAAGGCCATCGGCGTCCTGAAGAAGCGAACGAGCGATTACGAGCGGGCCCTCCGGGAGTTCAAAATCACCGAGTACGGACTCAGCGTCGGTCAGCCGCTGCGGTCGCTGCGTGGCATCCTCGGCGGGATTCCCGAGGTCGTCGGAGACACCCCGTCGCTAGACCAGGACCGATGA
- a CDS encoding PAS domain-containing protein, which produces MTDTPADDQSSSDVEAGRATGAPGADGDSERTSRHTSNGSGGTDPPHVLLLAETNRNRHLLAEFLTAELTVTATDDAAALTAEVDLCLVDRRQLDRHRDAILARREAVDPVFLPVVLVDSGTAPLSEDGWAVVDDVVQTPISKPVLRARIENLLARRRQSCRLADREAELEVALTELRVRDRAMAEAPIGVTIAGPWADDTPLVYVNDAFCELTGYSEAEVLGRNCRFLQGERTDEATRRTLRAALAVAEPVSVDLVNYTRDGEQFWNKVDIAPVRDDDGEVTHFVGFQTDITARKLHEQRVDVLNRFMRHNLRNELNIIDGYRDALLSDVGIDRETALERIGESISRLVGLSEETGHIEQVFSGGPVAADVVDEIADEIGTRDSDVTVRVELPDDPVHVSARTLALGCVDYLSTLLDTNRSESPDRRVSIVVSTDDGVVDIALSDDGGGLSETDWHVIEAGSETPLRHTDHLGLWVLRWVTTRNGGELVRAADGTLHVRFPVRAPPPQSPAREHERGT; this is translated from the coding sequence ATGACAGACACCCCAGCGGACGACCAGTCGTCGAGTGACGTCGAAGCCGGCCGAGCCACGGGAGCTCCCGGAGCCGACGGCGACAGCGAACGAACGTCCCGTCACACCAGCAACGGTTCCGGCGGGACGGACCCGCCACACGTCCTCCTCCTCGCGGAGACGAACCGGAACCGCCACCTGCTCGCCGAGTTCCTCACGGCGGAGTTGACCGTCACTGCGACGGACGACGCGGCGGCGCTCACCGCCGAGGTCGACCTCTGTCTCGTCGATAGACGGCAACTCGACCGCCACCGGGACGCCATCCTCGCTCGGCGCGAGGCAGTCGACCCGGTGTTCCTCCCGGTCGTCCTCGTCGACTCGGGGACCGCACCGCTGTCCGAGGACGGGTGGGCGGTCGTCGACGATGTGGTCCAGACGCCCATCTCGAAGCCGGTTCTTCGCGCCCGAATCGAGAACCTGCTCGCACGCCGTCGACAGAGCTGTCGGCTCGCCGACCGGGAGGCGGAACTCGAAGTCGCCCTGACCGAACTCCGCGTCAGAGACCGTGCGATGGCCGAGGCACCGATCGGCGTCACCATCGCCGGGCCGTGGGCGGACGACACCCCGCTCGTGTACGTCAACGACGCGTTCTGCGAGCTGACGGGCTATTCGGAAGCCGAGGTCCTCGGGCGGAACTGCCGCTTCCTGCAGGGAGAGCGAACCGACGAGGCGACGCGCCGCACGCTGCGTGCGGCGCTCGCCGTCGCCGAGCCGGTGAGCGTCGACCTGGTGAACTACACTCGAGACGGCGAGCAGTTCTGGAACAAGGTCGACATCGCGCCCGTCCGCGACGACGACGGTGAGGTGACGCACTTCGTCGGCTTTCAGACGGACATCACGGCCCGGAAGCTCCACGAACAGCGCGTGGACGTCCTCAACCGGTTCATGCGTCACAACCTCCGGAACGAACTGAACATCATCGACGGCTATCGCGACGCGTTGCTGTCGGACGTCGGCATCGACCGCGAGACCGCCCTCGAGCGGATCGGCGAGTCGATCAGCCGACTCGTCGGACTGAGCGAGGAGACGGGCCACATCGAACAGGTGTTCAGCGGCGGCCCCGTCGCGGCCGACGTCGTCGACGAGATCGCCGACGAAATCGGCACACGCGACTCGGACGTCACTGTCCGTGTCGAACTCCCCGACGACCCGGTACACGTCAGCGCCAGGACGCTCGCGCTCGGCTGCGTCGACTACCTGTCGACGCTCCTCGACACCAACCGCTCCGAGTCGCCCGACCGGCGGGTGTCCATCGTCGTGAGCACCGACGACGGCGTCGTCGACATCGCGCTGAGTGACGACGGTGGGGGCCTCTCCGAGACCGACTGGCACGTAATCGAAGCGGGGTCGGAGACGCCGCTTCGACACACCGACCACCTCGGCCTCTGGGTCCTCCGCTGGGTGACGACGCGAAACGGCGGCGAACTGGTTCGGGCGGCTGACGGCACGCTCCACGTTCGGTTCCCGGTTCGAGCACCGCCCCCGCAGAGCCCAGCGCGCGAGCACGAACGGGGTACGTGA
- a CDS encoding SDR family oxidoreductase: MSDPAVLVTGASSGIGRATANRFHEAGWRVHATARDPTDLADLTARGCETHALDVTEDPDLSFLDGLDCLVNNAGFGQYGPLEDVPVERLRRQFAVNLSGPHRLCRAALPALCDAGGTVVSVSSLAAHAPFPGAGAYCASKAALEAHHDAMRAELLDRGVDVVLVQPGPVETGFRARRERELAALSPSAAYTDVYDRHRGETTRGALFGETTADEVADAVFTAAVSPDPPARLPVGWRVRAAITLSRFVPDAWRERVYEWL; this comes from the coding sequence GTGAGCGACCCGGCGGTTCTCGTCACCGGTGCCTCGTCGGGTATCGGGCGGGCGACGGCGAACCGCTTTCACGAGGCGGGCTGGCGCGTCCACGCGACGGCGCGCGACCCGACCGACCTCGCAGACCTCACAGCCCGGGGCTGTGAGACGCACGCGCTGGACGTCACCGAGGACCCGGACCTGTCGTTCCTCGACGGGCTCGACTGTCTCGTCAACAACGCCGGGTTCGGGCAGTACGGCCCGCTCGAGGACGTCCCAGTCGAGCGACTCCGACGCCAGTTCGCGGTCAACCTCTCCGGCCCGCACCGCCTCTGTCGTGCCGCCCTCCCCGCGCTCTGCGACGCGGGTGGCACTGTCGTCAGCGTGTCGAGCCTCGCGGCACACGCGCCGTTCCCCGGCGCGGGCGCGTACTGCGCGTCGAAGGCGGCCCTCGAAGCCCACCACGACGCCATGCGAGCCGAACTGCTCGACCGGGGAGTCGACGTGGTACTCGTCCAGCCGGGACCGGTCGAGACGGGGTTCCGAGCGCGCAGAGAGCGCGAACTCGCCGCGCTCTCTCCCTCTGCGGCGTACACCGACGTCTACGACCGCCACCGCGGGGAGACGACGCGCGGGGCGCTGTTCGGAGAGACGACAGCCGACGAGGTGGCCGATGCCGTCTTCACCGCGGCCGTCTCACCGGACCCACCCGCGCGGCTTCCCGTCGGGTGGCGCGTCAGAGCCGCAATCACCCTCTCGCGGTTCGTTCCCGACGCCTGGCGCGAACGCGTGTACGAGTGGTTGTGA
- a CDS encoding NAD-dependent epimerase/dehydratase family protein — translation MNGQTVLVTGGAGFIGSNLANTLAAENEVIAVDDEYLGTPENLNEEVEYVGTSVLDEDLPTEDVDVVFHLAALSSYAMHEENPQKGVRVNIEGFVNTVVQARDDGCDTVVYASTSSIYGNRTEPSPEDMDVETHTGYEASKLGRERYAEYFSHHYDMTMAGMRFFSVYQGYGGNEEHKGEYANILAQFADDLANGRSPEIYGDGTQTRDFTHVDDIVRGLVAAAAHELDGIYNLGTGESYDFNTVVELLNEELDTDVEPTYVENPIPEYVYVHDTMADISKMVDETGWEPQISFREGLRRICEQYR, via the coding sequence ATGAACGGACAGACAGTGCTGGTCACGGGGGGAGCGGGCTTTATCGGTTCGAATCTCGCGAACACCTTGGCCGCAGAGAACGAGGTCATCGCGGTCGACGACGAGTATCTGGGAACGCCGGAGAACCTCAACGAGGAGGTCGAGTACGTCGGAACGAGCGTCCTCGACGAGGACCTCCCCACCGAGGACGTCGACGTGGTGTTCCACCTCGCGGCGCTCTCCTCGTACGCGATGCACGAGGAGAACCCTCAGAAGGGCGTTCGGGTGAACATCGAAGGGTTCGTCAACACGGTCGTCCAGGCGCGCGACGACGGCTGTGACACGGTCGTCTACGCGTCGACTTCCTCGATCTACGGCAACCGCACCGAGCCCTCCCCGGAGGACATGGACGTCGAGACACACACCGGTTACGAGGCCTCGAAGCTGGGGCGTGAGCGCTACGCGGAGTACTTCTCACACCACTACGACATGACGATGGCCGGGATGCGCTTCTTCTCGGTGTACCAGGGGTACGGCGGCAACGAGGAGCACAAGGGCGAGTACGCGAACATCCTCGCACAGTTCGCCGACGACCTCGCCAACGGTCGCTCTCCCGAAATCTACGGCGACGGCACGCAGACGCGTGACTTCACCCACGTCGACGACATCGTTCGGGGGCTGGTCGCCGCCGCAGCGCACGAACTCGACGGCATCTACAACCTCGGGACGGGCGAGAGCTACGACTTCAACACCGTCGTCGAACTGTTGAACGAGGAGCTGGATACGGACGTCGAGCCGACCTACGTCGAGAACCCCATCCCCGAGTACGTCTACGTCCACGACACGATGGCGGACATCTCGAAGATGGTGGACGAGACGGGGTGGGAACCGCAGATTTCGTTCCGCGAGGGGCTCCGGCGTATCTGCGAACAGTACCGCTGA
- a CDS encoding NRAMP family divalent metal transporter, with protein sequence MTDTLGSRLRSSVGAMGPAWVAGAIAAGPATMASVITAGASFGYTFLWVVVASAAFGATAQYFAMRLGLLTERGIVGVVEDHLGERWAWLLVVDVVLAAGLAQLVIMKGLADVSATVTGVDARVWGVTWAVVLALGLAGRGYRFVELGAKLLVSGVVLAFVASLFVVPIDPVAAVSGLVPRVPAGVDGALVAAGVLGGAVHITLVTMHSYTMRARGWTRDDYDLATFDVGASMLGAFGLYSLAIFLVAASVLHAPGIAANDLTAVSAAQTLGPLVGPAAQWLFLVGLWGAAVSTLGGNTIVPPFLVADKLGWETDVSDSRYRGLLAGFALVSAAGPFVGGAFFPLLVLVLAFGLVGTPFALVVVLVLLNSEAVPEPNSRVANLAGVVLVAVTATTAGSFVQSRLAGDLTDPVTLFVVAFAVVLAVATLVLVVQFVRARPTRRAPASG encoded by the coding sequence ATGACAGACACGCTCGGCAGTCGTCTCCGCTCGTCGGTCGGCGCGATGGGGCCGGCCTGGGTCGCCGGTGCCATCGCCGCGGGCCCGGCGACGATGGCCTCGGTCATCACGGCCGGGGCCTCGTTCGGTTACACGTTCCTCTGGGTGGTCGTCGCCTCCGCCGCCTTCGGCGCGACGGCGCAGTACTTCGCGATGCGACTGGGGCTCCTCACCGAACGGGGCATCGTCGGCGTCGTCGAGGACCACCTCGGCGAGCGGTGGGCGTGGCTCCTCGTCGTCGACGTCGTCCTCGCGGCCGGCCTCGCCCAGCTGGTCATCATGAAGGGCCTCGCGGACGTCTCCGCGACGGTCACGGGCGTCGACGCGCGCGTCTGGGGGGTCACCTGGGCGGTCGTCCTCGCGCTCGGTCTCGCCGGGCGGGGCTACCGCTTCGTCGAACTCGGTGCCAAACTGCTCGTCTCGGGCGTCGTCCTCGCCTTCGTCGCCTCGCTCTTCGTGGTTCCCATCGACCCCGTCGCCGCCGTCTCGGGACTCGTCCCGCGGGTCCCGGCGGGCGTCGACGGCGCGCTCGTCGCGGCCGGTGTGCTCGGCGGTGCGGTCCACATCACGCTCGTGACGATGCACTCGTACACGATGCGCGCCCGCGGGTGGACCCGCGACGACTACGACCTCGCGACCTTCGACGTCGGTGCTTCGATGCTCGGCGCGTTCGGCCTCTACAGCCTCGCCATCTTCCTCGTCGCCGCGAGCGTGCTCCACGCCCCGGGAATCGCAGCGAACGACCTCACCGCTGTCTCGGCCGCGCAGACGCTCGGTCCCCTCGTCGGTCCGGCCGCACAGTGGCTCTTCCTCGTCGGTCTCTGGGGGGCGGCCGTCTCGACGCTGGGTGGCAACACCATCGTCCCACCGTTCCTCGTCGCCGACAAACTCGGCTGGGAGACCGACGTCTCCGACTCGCGATACAGAGGGCTCCTGGCGGGGTTCGCGCTCGTCTCGGCGGCCGGCCCCTTCGTCGGCGGCGCGTTCTTCCCACTCCTCGTGTTGGTGCTCGCGTTCGGCCTCGTCGGCACGCCCTTCGCCCTCGTCGTCGTCCTCGTGTTGCTCAACTCCGAGGCGGTTCCCGAGCCGAACTCACGGGTCGCCAACCTCGCGGGCGTCGTCCTCGTCGCCGTCACCGCCACCACGGCGGGCTCGTTCGTCCAGAGCCGCCTCGCGGGCGACCTGACCGACCCCGTGACGCTCTTCGTCGTCGCCTTCGCCGTCGTCCTCGCGGTCGCGACCCTCGTCCTCGTCGTGCAGTTCGTCCGCGCGCGCCCGACGCGACGCGCGCCGGCGAGCGGGTGA
- a CDS encoding sodium:solute symporter family transporter, whose product MVTARTTLAVTVLTLVCFTGLGLWYVRRRGGIRDAEEFVSARNSAGTGATTATLVASVMGVWILLAPVEAGAAFGGVSAVLGYAVGEAIPMLAYARLGPRIRELIPEGHSLTEYALARYGKGMYAFVLLVSVFYMFIFLAAELTGIASAFELVAGVPRWQTGVLVGGFVLLYTSYGGLPASIFTDAVQTVLVLPLLVLSAVGAVVVLGGPTATYEAVVATDPTLVDPTFFTGLRFGFWVAIAILGAELINQTWWQRIYAARDAETLKKGFRRAAVTNFCVVLVAGLFGVLARGVADIVVSGPEYNASVAFFVLLQEAFPEPLVIGVVLLALLLVMSTADTLFNALASVVTADLPRVLSDPDDRTLTWGARVLTVVVAVAAILVSLRAQSVLRLFLLADLFGAAVMVPLLYGLYSRRATGTGMLVASLAGLAVGLAFFPSPVVRSVTVALPVVGSRLPPADFLWAFVGAAGVSTLVAVLATRVAGTSYDLDRLAVVVRRFDTSAVDAPDEQTD is encoded by the coding sequence ATGGTGACCGCGCGGACCACGCTCGCGGTGACGGTGCTCACGCTCGTGTGCTTCACCGGCCTGGGCCTCTGGTACGTCCGCCGCCGCGGCGGTATCCGCGACGCCGAGGAGTTCGTCAGCGCGCGGAACTCGGCGGGGACCGGCGCGACGACGGCGACGCTCGTCGCCAGCGTGATGGGCGTCTGGATTCTCCTCGCTCCCGTCGAGGCCGGCGCGGCCTTCGGCGGTGTCTCGGCCGTCCTCGGCTACGCGGTCGGCGAGGCCATCCCGATGCTCGCGTACGCGCGACTCGGCCCGCGCATCCGTGAACTCATCCCGGAGGGCCACTCGCTCACCGAGTACGCCCTCGCTCGCTACGGGAAGGGGATGTACGCGTTCGTCCTGCTCGTGAGCGTCTTCTACATGTTCATCTTCCTCGCGGCGGAACTGACGGGGATCGCCAGCGCCTTCGAACTCGTCGCCGGCGTCCCCCGCTGGCAGACGGGTGTGCTCGTCGGGGGGTTCGTCCTCCTGTACACGAGCTACGGGGGGCTGCCGGCGAGCATCTTCACCGACGCGGTGCAGACGGTACTCGTGCTCCCGCTTCTCGTCCTCAGTGCCGTCGGCGCCGTCGTCGTCCTCGGCGGGCCGACGGCGACCTACGAAGCCGTGGTGGCGACCGACCCGACGCTCGTCGACCCGACGTTCTTCACCGGTCTCCGCTTCGGGTTCTGGGTCGCCATCGCCATCCTCGGCGCGGAACTCATCAACCAGACGTGGTGGCAGCGCATCTACGCGGCCCGCGATGCCGAGACGCTGAAGAAGGGGTTCCGCCGGGCCGCCGTCACCAACTTCTGCGTCGTGCTCGTCGCGGGGCTGTTCGGCGTCCTCGCCCGCGGCGTCGCCGACATCGTGGTCTCGGGGCCGGAGTACAACGCGAGCGTCGCCTTCTTCGTGCTCCTCCAGGAGGCGTTCCCCGAACCGCTCGTCATCGGCGTCGTCCTCCTCGCGCTCTTGCTCGTGATGAGCACCGCCGACACGCTGTTCAACGCGCTGGCGAGCGTCGTCACGGCGGACCTGCCGCGCGTCCTCTCCGACCCCGACGACCGGACCCTCACCTGGGGGGCCAGAGTGCTCACCGTCGTCGTCGCAGTCGCGGCCATCCTCGTCAGCCTCCGCGCTCAGAGCGTGCTTCGACTCTTTCTCCTCGCGGATCTGTTCGGTGCGGCGGTGATGGTGCCGCTGCTCTACGGGCTGTACTCGCGTCGGGCGACCGGGACGGGCATGCTCGTCGCCAGTCTCGCGGGGCTCGCCGTCGGCCTCGCGTTCTTCCCGTCGCCCGTCGTCCGGTCGGTGACGGTGGCGCTTCCGGTCGTCGGCTCCCGCCTGCCCCCCGCGGACTTCCTCTGGGCGTTCGTCGGCGCGGCCGGCGTCTCCACGCTCGTGGCCGTCCTCGCCACACGGGTCGCCGGAACGAGCTACGACCTCGACCGCCTCGCCGTCGTCGTCCGGCGCTTCGACACGAGCGCCGTCGACGCCCCCGACGAGCAGACCGACTGA
- a CDS encoding TenA family protein — MTTHDSYDAYARTRDDPRFTDWLRAAAEPAWTEATEHRFVVELADDTIPDGVFRRYLVQDYAFVTTLADLVGHAAGDAPTVEATRELAGFLRTLTDEEDDYFERSFDALSVPEADRVTPEKTATTDAFEDLLTRAALEGGYAESLAALTAVEWVYCTWGVASADAALDRFYLAEWVDLHALPSFESFVGWLRTELDREGPTLSARREARVARHFRRAVDLEVAFFDAAYDA, encoded by the coding sequence GTGACCACACACGACTCCTACGACGCGTACGCGCGGACCCGCGACGACCCCCGCTTCACCGACTGGCTCCGAGCGGCCGCCGAACCGGCGTGGACCGAGGCGACGGAACACCGCTTCGTCGTGGAACTGGCCGACGACACCATCCCGGACGGCGTCTTCCGCCGGTATCTCGTCCAGGACTACGCCTTCGTCACGACGCTCGCGGACCTCGTCGGCCACGCGGCGGGCGACGCTCCGACCGTCGAGGCGACACGCGAACTCGCGGGGTTCTTGCGCACGCTCACCGACGAGGAGGACGACTACTTCGAGCGCTCGTTCGACGCGCTGTCGGTCCCCGAAGCGGACCGGGTCACCCCCGAGAAGACGGCCACGACCGACGCGTTCGAGGACCTGCTCACGCGTGCCGCGCTCGAAGGCGGCTACGCCGAGTCGCTGGCGGCGCTCACCGCCGTCGAGTGGGTCTACTGCACCTGGGGCGTCGCCAGCGCCGACGCCGCCCTCGACCGGTTCTACCTCGCCGAGTGGGTCGACTTGCACGCCCTGCCGTCGTTCGAGTCGTTCGTCGGGTGGCTCCGTACCGAACTCGACAGGGAGGGGCCGACGCTCTCCGCCCGCCGGGAGGCGCGGGTCGCCCGCCACTTCCGCCGGGCGGTCGACCTCGAAGTCGCCTTCTTCGACGCGGCGTACGACGCGTGA